Genomic window (Candidatus Neomarinimicrobiota bacterium):
AGTCCATTCCATTATAGCGATCAGGTGAAATATTATCAATATAGCGGAGCGCAAGGTTCATCTGCAGAGGCAATTGCATCCATCATTTATGAATGCCATAAAACATATAATAAAAGGATGTTAGTTCTATTTACCTCAAGGAAAAGATTAAATGATACAACGGATCTTTTAAAGGGTTTCGAAGGTGGGAGAGACATGCCGATTTTAGCTCAAACAGCGCGGAGCTCACATGCAGGATTGGTTCGTGGACTCAGACAAACTCCCAATGGAATTCTACTAGGAACCGATGCCATGTGGGAGGGGTTAGACTTGCCAGGCGATTTACTGGAAATTTTAATCATTACCAAGCTTCCGTTTGATGTACCGAGCGAGCCATTGGTAAAAGCCTATTCACAACTGTTGGGCTCTGAAGGAAAAAATTCTTTTATGCAATATTCTGTTCCCGAAGCGGTGATTCGCTTTCGGCAAGGATTCGGGAGATTGATTCGTACCATTTCAGATTCAGGTATTTTTATCGTCACAGATGAACGGATTGTTCAAAAAAGGTACGGCTCTTATTTTAGTGATTCAATTCCGGTACAAATGACGGTGTTTACGGATCCAAAAGAAATTCAAATGTAGCAAATTGAAGTGTTAGTTATTTCCCAATCCTGATCCTTCTCTGTCTTTGCGATGAAGAAAATTTCTCGGTAAATTAGCCGATGGCGAACCTATCGATTTCAGACCGTTCCTTCGCGTATGCGGATTTTGAATCATTTTTATGCGCTCCCCGAAAATGTTCTCTTGCGGGTTCTGCTCGATCAACCATTCGCAATTCCCATAAAACACTTTCGAATATTATTGCCTCCGGGAAACCGGTGTATGGAGTCAATACCGGATTTGGAAAATTGAGCGATATTCCCATTAAGCTCGAGGACCAGCAACAGCTTCAATTGAATTTAGTCCGTAGCCACGCCGCTGGAGTTGGTTCACCATTTGACACAGGAATTACACGACTAGCGATGGTGTTGAAAATCATGACAATTGCAAAGGGATACAGTGGAGTCCGGCTTGACGTAGCGGATCAACTTTTATTTTTCCTGAATCATGACATATTGCCTCTTATGCCAAAACAGGGTTCGGTCGGCGCCAGTGGAGATCTTGCACCGCTTGCGCACATGGCGCTTGCGTTAATTGGCGAAGGTGAAGTGCATTTTCTTGATAGAATTATGCCGGCAATGGTTGCGCTTAAAGAAGCAGGTCGTCCGCCATTGGAACTGCACGCTAAGGAAGGTCTTTCCCTCGTGAACGGAACCCAGGTTTCAACAGCGATTGGACTGAAGGCGGTCATCGAGGCAAGCCGTATTGTAAAATCTGCAGATATTGCGGGAGCTCTATCAGTTGAAGCAAGCCTTTCGTCTAAACACGTTTTTGCTGTTAAGATTCATCGGCTAAAAAAACATACAGGACAGATTACATCTGCACAGAACATCGTAAACTTGCTTAAAGGGAGCGAAATCGTCCAATCGCATGCGGATTGCGGGGTTATCCAAGATCCATACAGTTTTCGCTGTATTCCGCATATTCACGGCGCATCTCGGGAATTGTTCAACGCCGTCGTGGACATTATTGAAAATGAAGCCAATAGCGTGAGCGATAATCCGCTAATTTTTCCTAACGAAGAGGCAATCAGTTCTGGGCATTTTCATGCAGAGGCCGTTGCGCAGGCATTGGATATGTTGGCTATTTCCATCTCAGAAATCGGTGCAATTTCAGAGAGAAGAATTCATCATTTTATGAAAGGAATTGGCGAAGATGTTCCACCTTTTATTACTTCAAATCCTGGAATTGAATCCGGTTTTATGATGGCCCACGTGACGGCGGCGGCAATTGCTTCCGAAAATAAATCACTTGCACATCCGGCTTCAGTAGATTCCATTACAACATCCGGCGGACAAGAAGATATGGTTAGCATGGCTCCATGGGCGGGGAGGAAGTGTCTAAGAATTATTCGAAATGTCGCCCAAATACTTGCGATTGAATGCTTGGTGTCAGGGACAGTTACGGCTGTGTTTCATTCCAAGAAAAAACCCGGCGCAGGAACCGGTAAAGCTGTCGCATTATTGAAGAAACATATCAAATTTAGGTTAGAAGACAGACCGCTTCAAAAAGACATGGAAACTATAGCAAACCTCATCCTACAAGGCGATCTATTAAAAACAGTAACTAAAACAATACGGGTGAAATAATTATGAGCAATCAACCTCCATTTGAACTTGCATTAACCTTTGACGATGTTTTGCTGGTACCGCAAAAATCATCTGTCCTTCCAAAGGAGGTGGACATTACCACGCGCCTCACCAATAAAATATCTCTTAACATTCCCATTTTAAGCGCTGCCATGGATACGGTAACAGAATCGAAAGTGGCGATTGCCTTGGCGAGAGAAGGTGGACTAGGTATTATACATAAAAATTTGAGTATCGAAGATCAAATTGCGATGGTTGACAAAGTAAAACGATCCGAAAGCGGTA
Coding sequences:
- the hutH gene encoding histidine ammonia-lyase — encoded protein: MANLSISDRSFAYADFESFLCAPRKCSLAGSARSTIRNSHKTLSNIIASGKPVYGVNTGFGKLSDIPIKLEDQQQLQLNLVRSHAAGVGSPFDTGITRLAMVLKIMTIAKGYSGVRLDVADQLLFFLNHDILPLMPKQGSVGASGDLAPLAHMALALIGEGEVHFLDRIMPAMVALKEAGRPPLELHAKEGLSLVNGTQVSTAIGLKAVIEASRIVKSADIAGALSVEASLSSKHVFAVKIHRLKKHTGQITSAQNIVNLLKGSEIVQSHADCGVIQDPYSFRCIPHIHGASRELFNAVVDIIENEANSVSDNPLIFPNEEAISSGHFHAEAVAQALDMLAISISEIGAISERRIHHFMKGIGEDVPPFITSNPGIESGFMMAHVTAAAIASENKSLAHPASVDSITTSGGQEDMVSMAPWAGRKCLRIIRNVAQILAIECLVSGTVTAVFHSKKKPGAGTGKAVALLKKHIKFRLEDRPLQKDMETIANLILQGDLLKTVTKTIRVK